TGCAAAACCTGTAGAACAAACTCTAGCCATTGGTCTTGTGGGCAAAGGAACAATCTGATGGGGCACGTGTCATACTAACATGGCTCTTCTACTCAGAAGTGGTATGATGCATTATTAGGAAATGCTGGACTTGTTTACAATATACACAGTACATTCATTAATGATTAAACAAAGGCAGGTGAGGAACAATGACTAGACCTATTCAAGAAGCTGTGTTGTCTCTAGCCTCCACGCCGTAAATTGAGTGGGAATCATTACAGGAGAGATGCTGCATAATATCAAACTTGTACATACTACCCTCGGATGTACTGTTGTTTCTGGAGAATTTAAACTGCCTCGATTGGCTAAAACATCCAGGAATAATACTAGTGACCGTGGTGCCATCCGTTAATCTGTTTTAATCTATTTggttttcttctccgtccatCCGATGCTGCACGTGCGCCAGAATATCCCCGAGATCAACACCGCTTATTCCGAAGTGGTACTCTTTTCGCTTTGCCCTTATTTTGTGGTAGCGTTACATTGGATTCTGCAACAAGATGAGCTACATAAATACGGCCAATCCCAGCAGTGAGGCTGGATAACTGTCGACCACCATGCGCCTTCTACCTCTCGTTCTCCTGCCCCTGACTGCTCAGGCGATTAACATCGTCTCATCCAACGACGATGGATGGGCAGAGATTAATATCCGTCAGTTCTACAAGGCCCTGACTGCAGCTGGCCACTCCGTTGTGGTGTCTGCGCCAGCAGAAAACCAGAGTGGAAAAGGTAGTCCTGTTTCCCCTCATCCCCAGCTTAATCGCAGCTGACCAACTCAGGTTCCTCTGACAAAACACCAACCACACGGACAAAGCCATGCGAGTTCAACAGCTGTCCGTCCGGCAGCCCTGCAACAGGATTTAATGCCTCCGACCCCCGGCTCAACTACGTCAACTCGTACCCCGTCACCTCGATGAAATACGGCATCAGCACCGCGGCGCCTCCATTCTTCAACGACGCCCCTCCAGCCCTAGCCGTCTCCGGCCCCAACGTGGGCTCAAACCTCGGACTAGCCGTGTACTTCTCCGGCACAGTCGGCGCAGCACACTATGCCGCCGAAGCTGGAATCCCCGCGATCGCCTTCTCGGGGAGTTCCGGCTCGCCGACGGCGTGGAATGCAGCCGTGCCGGCGTACAGCCGGGTGTACGCGCAGCTGGCCACCAAAATCACCAACCAGATTGTCGCCTCGGGAACGCCATACCTGCCCGACCAGGTCTGGCTGAACGTCAACTTTCCCGAGGTGAGCTCTGAGTGCGCCGCCGCGGACGACTTCAAGTTTGTGCTGTCGCGGATCTTCACGGGGATCTTTTCGgcggatgatgttgagacCTGTGGGAGCTCGCGGCTGCCGACTGAGAGCACCGTCGTGGGGACTGACGGATGCTATGTCAGTATCTCTGTGGGATGGAGCGACAAGACCGATGCGGCTGCCGATGTGCAGGCGATTGTGCTGGACAAGCTGGGTGATTTGTTGGTTTGTTTGCCTTGATGCCTTGGATGAGAATAGTGAAGCAGCAGCGCAGCCAGAATACTGCCATCTAGGGGTGTTATCTGGTCAATTTGCTAAAGAGGAGGCTTCGCATACATAGAGTATTGTGACCCCTTAGACCTGCACCTATTATGAAGTCAATGCAAGCACTACTCTCTAAAGCCGGACAAAGTTGATCCGGGGAGGTACTGCAATAATAATACATGCGATGAATAGAAAGGAATTCGGAAGTTCTCTTATACAAATAGTCCGCTATTAATATCCTTA
The Aspergillus fumigatus Af293 chromosome 4, whole genome shotgun sequence DNA segment above includes these coding regions:
- a CDS encoding 5'/3'-nucleotidase SurE yields the protein MRLLPLVLLPLTAQAINIVSSNDDGWAEINIRQFYKALTAAGHSVVVSAPAENQSGKGSSDKTPTTRTKPCEFNSCPSGSPATGFNASDPRLNYVNSYPVTSMKYGISTAAPPFFNDAPPALAVSGPNVGSNLGLAVYFSGTVGAAHYAAEAGIPAIAFSGSSGSPTAWNAAVPAYSRVYAQLATKITNQIVASGTPYLPDQVWLNVNFPEVSSECAAADDFKFVLSRIFTGIFSADDVETCGSSRLPTESTVVGTDGCYVSISVGWSDKTDAAADVQAIVLDKLGDLLVCLP